A section of the Triticum dicoccoides isolate Atlit2015 ecotype Zavitan chromosome 7A, WEW_v2.0, whole genome shotgun sequence genome encodes:
- the LOC119333159 gene encoding dirigent protein 5-like, with the protein MASPYGIFVCLLIVLPQIQAASIPYNGTVPLQGCQIPCMTEVNLHLFLHQFVDGPNQPNRNEETLLQTSFPFGFGTTIVHDWTLTETINSKDTVVARAQGVHVQAGLTKDNRWYMTHNIEFEQGRFAGSTLQVIGITAGLESGQWSIVGGTGQFIMAQGIISFTNHPASTWEDGIKELNIRVRYTNPQPVRIILKSLYPNCNVLLFEGKQ; encoded by the exons ATGGCTAGTCCATACGGCATCTTTGTTTGTCTACTCATAGTGCTACCTCAAATCCAGGCCGCTTCTATCCCCTACAATGGGACTGTACCTCTTCAGGGGTGTCAGATCCCTTGTATGACCGAAGTTAACTTGCACTTGTTCTTGCACCAATTCGTCGATGGACCAAACCAGCCAAACCGCAATGAGGAAACCTTGCTCCAAACAAGTTTTCCTTTTGGGTTTGGGACGACGATAGTTCATGACTGGACTCTTACCGAGACAATAAATTCCAAAGATACAGTTGTTGCACGTGCACAAGGCGTGCATGTCCAGGCTGGTTTAACCAAGGATAATAGATGGTACATGACTCATAACATAGAGTTTGAGCAAGGAAG GTTTGCAGGGTCTACCCTTCAGGTGATTGGCATAACAGCGGGTTTGGAAAGTGGCCAGTGGTCCATTGTTGGTGGGACTGGTCAATTCATTATGGCACAGGGTATAATAAGTTTCACAAATCATCCTGCCTCTACTTGGGAAGATGGTATTAAAGAACTTAATATCCGTGTACGCTACACGAATCCGCAACCTGTAAGAATAATTCTCAAAAGTTTGTATCCAAATTGTAATGTTCTACTTTTTGAAGGGAAACAATAG